One region of Girardinichthys multiradiatus isolate DD_20200921_A chromosome 1, DD_fGirMul_XY1, whole genome shotgun sequence genomic DNA includes:
- the ncoa6 gene encoding nuclear receptor coactivator 6, whose translation MAHRQTPPDMSQKTEHLESDSDSDRDSGVGDDAVDEAESCHIYTATEVEEVKKAGGMEENSVKDEDSTIFVAFQGNMNDEDFTQKLDSVLSGIPNMLNLGSERLQPQCVEPWNSVRVTFNIPRDAAERLRLLAQNNQQQLRDLGILSVQIEGEGAINVAVGPNRGQEVRVNGPIGAPGQMRMDGGFPGQPGPGGVRMPDPSMVPRGPGMVGQPMLPGSSAQIHARVQRPPLQTGLDVMDPMMPVMSVQQQQQLQHQQGAPHASGAMSAQAAHHMQALQVGRPHNPAALQQHHQQQQQAQQQAQQQAQLSQLGPRPPFNPAGQMGAPPGWNPLPSGVLQPPAAQGGPAWRKLPPQNQMVQRPPSLATVQTPNHPPPPYPFGSQQAGQLYNAMGQGQLQQQQPAGMGQFATPQPKGQQAGPGGVTGPPRPPLPLPSTSGPQSNITAKSPGSSSSPFQQGSPGTPPMMAQRPTTPQGFPQGVGSPGRAALSQQGNMQQGFMGMPQHVQPGAQVHPGMGKRPMGFPNMNFVQGQVSAGTTGTPVGGAPQQLQNNQGITHTGAQPAASTPNSMQGPPHVQPNIMAGQSTMAGPPPGTTAGASMGQQQPGLQTQMIGLQHQAQPVPSSPSQMVQGQGGGQTVLSRPIGQGQRGGMTPPKQMMPQQGQGVMHGQGQMVGGQGHQAMLLQQQQQNSMMEQMVANQMQGNKQAFGGKIPPGVMPGQMMRGPSPNVPGNMPQFQGQVGPQQMTPQQQQQMAQLQQQQLQQQHQLQQQLQQQHQQMNQQQPQQVPIAGNPNQSMGMHGPQMRLPAGHHLIQQQQQQLQQQFQQQKQQQAMLQQQQQQQQQQAAQQHPHVIGDPNSGTGEIGVQQMVPDMQGQQQQGMMGGPQHIQMGNGHFPGHGMNFNPQFSGQMPVGGPCGQPGGFPVSKDVTLTSPLLVNLLQSDISASQFGPGGKQGAGGDNPAKPKKKKPPRKKKPKESDGQQQVEGLSGLDGAVGMEDAELPNLSGEQGLGLESSGQKLPDFPNRPAGFPSQTGEQRVLQQVPMQYIQQQQQQQQQQQQQQQQQQQQQQQQQQQQQQQQQQQQQQQQQQQQQQQQQQHQQQQQQQQQQQHQQQQHHQMQQMQQQHLQQQQMQHQQQMQHQIHQQQMQQQQQQQQQQQQQQQLQQMQQQQQIMQMQSLQNAQAQQVMPGSQTPGQSQPQMHPHQLQQQQQLQQPSLQQQQQQQMMRMLKMQQEQSKNHMPIPPGGQLPPRSIGNPTEVQRHPVSQQASMPVMINLQGHSSVPPSPDKARGIPLMVNPQLSGAARRMSHPDVGQGPQSSGSEEVSAGPHTKQDRPTGSEIGVQPGNGAQQSSNPQMMKQGPGQTQMPQHTGASPQQQLAPQPQQGGHMPGLHFPNVPTSSQSSRPKTPNRASPRPYHHPLTPTNRPPSTEPSEINLSPERLNASIAGLFPPKINIPLPPRQPNLNRGFDQQGLNPTTLKAIGQAPPSLTLPGNNNNGNLGGNNSNNQQSAGAGVGVLGAKQDKQSGGQNKRASPSNSRRSSPASSRKSATPSPGRQKATKNTINCSPHQQQMVNSQGQTVMLSPSSVPQSPVSMPSQVSGGIETQQSQSSLHGIHGNPVDGFRENQGVMPPEQRQIPQPQAQTQQFRELSSPRITSPRMPTHQVPKPDVEMQANTADRPPIHPATGQDSEVSPALRAAPTSLNQLLDNTNILNMSLRPAQTGNDHHKSVLDPERPLSCNSQNTDKSTSVVTTAAGAANEPLAVPKSALNPTSGSALPITSIPSPHPPTTVNSSTTMSLKQNPLPNLVNQNVNPVATLTGSVSTNTNTSPGLSTSTPVSGQNTSASTVSASSAVNPATSAVKPSPSTKPGTSVQSVIQIPASSSNISPNQITVFVTSNPITSAPTSQVPTSMVRPQDLRHQSSGPRPAQFITTTPVFINPIFQVPASSMAPNSTVVSQSVTMVGSLQVSAGNIHLSHASSSSHTTGATMTSALSNRSGVGQVHIATSMSSSGPISTLLAPQQFNQGGIKTETSSEASSSQKSALPGHQPSPHPGPSVSTFFQPPLASPPPCSSPMAVNPIRKSPVPPSPTAQMKIMPTSATVSVSGKGDSQQSTVERPLQGHKGGIPQQVFLPPASQTEAQTPHTIVVSTNNPSVVPSQISCQVTVPTQIVGQAPAPVAASVPNQPLPVKAQGPVVTVAGTGVSPSTLLSAIPPIQSSVTSVLPIVASSGPGEGSHSTSSPPGIASGVPASQSDAPAAEPSMTSATAPAESTQTIPAPLQPEASQEPTSTEKTGEDTSTGSEQGWAKKRKTPINIVPRAAVEKPKGPSRRSSRAEKEVEEEPAVDSGRKRSARPGTSAAVKETAASPTQAKRRKSK comes from the exons ATGGCTCACCGACAAACCCCTCCTGACATGTCCCAGAAGACCGAGCACCTGGAGTCTGATAGTGATTCAGACAGAGACTCCGGTGTTGGGGACGATGCAGTCGACGAAGCTGAGAGTTGCCATATATACACTGCAACTGAAGTAGAAGAGGTCAAGAAGGCAGGTGGCATGGAAGAAAATAGTGTGAAGGATGAAGACTCCACAATATTTGTTGCTTTTCAAGGGAACATGAACGACGAGGACTTCACTCAAAAACTTGACTCGGTTCTCAGCGGGATACCCAACATGCTTAACCTTG GCTCTGAAAGGCTGCAGCCACAATGTGTAGAGCCATGGAACAGTGTCCGTGTTACCTTCAACATTCCCAGAGATGCTGCAGAACGTCTCAGACTGTTGGCCCAGAAcaaccagcagcagctcagaGACCTGGGCATTCTCTCTGTGCAAATAGAAG GCGAGGGAGCAATCAATGTGGCTGTTGGACCAAACAGAGGACAAGAAGTTAGGGTGAATGGACCAATTGGTGcacctggtcagatgagaatggATGGTGGCTTTCCAGGTCAGCCTGGTCCAG GAGGGGTAAGGATGCCCGATCCGTCAATGGTTCCACGTGGGCCTGGCATGGTGGGTCAGCCTATGTTACCTGGCAGCAGTGCACAGATCCATGCTCGTGTGCAGAGACCACCTCTACAAACAGGTTTAG ATGTGATGGATCCAATGATGCCAGTTATGTCAgttcagcagcagcaacaacttcAGCACCAACAGGGTGCTCCACATGCTTCAGGCGCCATGTCTGCTCAAGCTGCACATCACATGCAGGCTCTGCAGGTAGGGAGACCACACAACCCAGCTGCACTACAACAGCAtcaccaacagcagcaacaggCCCAGCAACAAGCGCAGCAACAGGCTCAGCTCTCTCAGCTCGGACCTAGACCTCCATTCAATCCTGCGGGCCAAATGGGAGCACCTCCTGGCTGGAATCCGTTGCCCTCTGGCGTACTACAGCCCCCAGCAGCCCAAGGAGGCCCTGCTTGGAGAAAACTTCCCCCTCAAAACCAAATGGTTCAACGCCCACCATCACTAGCTACAGTTCAGACCCCCAATCACCCTCCACCCCCATATCCATTTGGGAGCCAGCAGGCTGGGCAGTTATATAATGCAATGGGACAAGGACAGTTACAGCAGCAACAGCCAGCAGGAATGGGTCAGTTTGCTACGCCGCAACCTAAAGGCCAACAAGCTGGTCCTGGTGGTGTCACCGGACCACCCAGACCTCCACTACCCCTACCGTCAACGTCTGGACCACAGAGCAACATCACTGCCAAGTCTCCTGGATCATCCTCATCTCCTTTTCAGCAAGGTTCTCCAGGGACGCCTCCTATGATGGCTCAGAGACCCACAACTCCTCAGGGGTTCCCCCAGGGTGTTGGTTCACCAGGCAGAGCAGCTCTCAGCCAACAGGGTAACATGCAGCAAGGATTCATGGGAATGCCCCAACATGTGCAGCCAGGTGCCCAAGTTCACCCGG GCATGGGAAAGCGTCCCATGGGCTTTCCAAACATGAACTTTGTTCAAGGTCAGGTGAGTGCTGGCACTACAGGAACCCCTGTAGGCGGAGCTCCtcagcagctgcagaacaacCAAGGAATAACTCACACAG GAGCCCAGCCAGCAGCTTCCACTCCTAACTCAATGCAGGGACCACCCCATGTTCAACCCAATATAATGGCTGGACAAAGTACTATGGCAGGTCCACCTCCTGGTACCACGGCTGGTGCTAGTATGGGCCAGCAGCAGCCTGGCCTCCAGACCCAAATGATAGGCCTCCAGCATCAGGCCCAGCCTGTGCCCTCCTCCCCCAGCCAGATGGTTCAAGGCCAGGGTGGAGGTCAGACTGTCCTTTCAAGGCCCATTGGTCAAGGGCAGAGAGGTGGGATGACCCCACCTAAGCAAATGATGCCACAGCAAGGCCAGGGGGTGATGCATGGGCAGGGTCAGATGGTTGGAGGCCAAGGGCATCAGGCCATgctcctgcagcagcagcaacaaaacTCAATGATGGAGCAGATGGTTGCCAACCAGATGCAAGGAAACAAACAGGCGTTTGGTGGGAAGATTCCACCTGGGGTTATGCCTGGCCAGATGATGCGTGGCCCTTCACCCAATGTTCCAGGTAACATGCCTCAGTTCCAGGGCCAGGTTGGCCCACAACAGATGactccacagcagcagcagcaaatgGCTCAacttcagcagcagcagttacAACAACAGCACCAGCTGCAACAACAGCTACAACAGCAACACCAACAGATGAACCAACAACAGCCTCAGCAGGTCCCAATAGCTGGCAATCCTAATCAAAGTATGGGCATGCATGGGCCACAGATGAGACTCCCTGCTGGTCATCATCTCAttcaacaacagcaacaacagtTACAACAGCAGTTTcagcaacaaaaacagcaacaagctatgttgcagcagcagcaacaacaacaacaacaacaggcAGCTCAGCAACATCCACATGTCATTGGAGATCCGAATAGTGGGACAGGGGAAATAGGCGTGCAGCAGATGGTCCCTGATATGCAAGGTCAACAGCAGCAAGGCATGATGGGAGGCCCCCAGCACATCCAGATGGGTAATGGACACTTTCCAGGTCATGGCATGAACTTCAACCCGCAGTTCTCTGGTCAGATGCCGGTTGGAGGACCGTGTGGACAGCCTGGTGGTTTTCCCGTTAGCAAAGATGTTACACTGACTAGCCCACTCCTGGTCAATCTGCTGCAGAGTGATATTTCAGCAAGCCAGTTTGGACCAGGAGGAAAACAGGGGGCTGGTGGGGATAATCCAGCTAAACCTAAAAAGAAGAAACCACCACGAAAGAAGAAGCCTAAAGAGAGTGATGGACAGCAGCAAGTGGAGGGACTTAG TGGTCTTGATGGGGCTGTTGGCATGGAAGATGCTGAATTACCAAATCTTAGTGGGGAGCAGGGTTTGGGTTTGGAAAGCTCAGGCCAAAAACTCCCGGATTTTCCTAATAGGCCTGCAG GATTTCCCAGCCAGACAGGAGAACAGAGAGTGCTGCAACAAGTACCCATGCAGTAtatacaacagcagcagcagcaacaacaacaacaacaacagcagcagcagcagcaacaacaacaacaacagcagcagcagcagcaacaacaacaacaacagcagcagcaacaacagcagcagcaacaacagcagcagcaacaacagcagcagcaacatcaacaacagcagcaacagcaacagcagcagcaacatcagcagcagcaacatCATCAGATGCAGCAAATGCAACAGCAACATCTACAGCAACAGCAAATGCAGCATCAGCAGCAAATGCAACATCAAATCCATCAGCAGCAAATgcaacaacaacagcagcagcagcagcaacaacaacaacaacaacagttacaacaaatgcagcaacagcagcagataaTGCAAATGCAGAGTCTTCAAAATGCTCAAGCGCAGCAAGTGATGCCGGGTTCACAGACTCCAGGTCAAAGTCAGCCACAGATGCACCCACAtcagctgcagcaacagcagcagttgCAGCAGCCCAGCCTACAACAGCAG CAACAACAGCAAATGATGAGGATGCTAAAGATGCAACAGGAGCAATCCAAGAATCACATGCCCATTCCCCCAGGAGGTCAACTCCCTCCTCGGAGTATAGGCAATCCAACAGAGGTGCAGAGGCATCCTGTTTCGCAGCAGGCCAGCATGCCTGTAATGATCAACCTTCAAGGCCACAGCAGTGTCCCACCATCACCTGACAAAGCCAGGGGGATTCCCCTAATGGTGAACCCACAA ctTTCTGGTGCTGCACGAAGAATGTCTCATCCAGATGTAGGGCAGGGACCCCAAAGCAGTGGGTCTGAGGAAGTCTCCGCTGGTCCCCACACAAAACAAGACAGGCCTACTGGCTCAGAAATTGGAGTGCAACCTGGAAATGGGGCCCAACAGAGTTCCAACCCTCAAATGATGAAGCAAGGTCCCGGTCAAACACAGATGCCTCAGCATACTGGGGCCAGTCCTCAGCAGCAGTTAGCCCCTCAGCCTCAACAAGGAGGCCACATGCCTGGCCTTCATTTCCCCAATGTACCGACATCCTCACAGAGCTCAAGGCCAAAAACCCCAAACAGAGCAAGCCCTAGGCCCTACCACCATCCCCTCACTCCAACTAATCGGCCACCCAGCACTGAGCCCTCAGAAATTAACCTTTCTCCTGAGAGACTAAACGCCTCCATTGCAGGATTGTTTCCTCCCAAAATTAACATTCCTCTTCCTCCAAGACAGCCAAACCTTAACAGGGGATTTGACCAACAAGGTCTGAACCCAACAACTCTAAAAGCCATCGGCCAGGCTCCACCTAGCCTAACTCTACCAGGCAACAACAATAATGGCAATTTAGGAGGAAATAACTCTAACAATCAGCAGTCTGCTGGGGCTGGTGTAGGGGTTTTAGGTGCTAAGCAAGACAAACAGTCCGGGGGTCAGAATAAGAGGGCTAGTCCTAGCAACAGCCGTAGGTCAAGTCCAGCCTCCAGTCGAAAGTCAGCCACTCCAAGTCCAGGAAGACAAAAGGCGACAAAAAATACTATAAATTGCTCTCCTCACCAGCAGCAGATGGTAAATTCTCAAGGACAAACTGTGATGCTGAGCCCTTCCTCAGTACCTCAGAGTCCAGTATCTATGCCTTCACAAGTCAGCGGAGGCATAGAGACACAGCAGAGTCAGAGCTCCCTCCATGGTATTCATGGAAATCCTGTTGATGGATTTAGAGAAAATCAGGGAGTAATGCCACCAGAGCAGCGACAGATACCCCAACCTCAAGCCCAGACACAGCAATTCAGGGAGTTATCATCACCCAGAATAACAAGTCCTCGTATGCCAACACATCAGGTTCCCAAACCTGATGTCGAAATGCAGGCTAACACAGCTGACAGACCCCCAATACACCCAGCAACTGGACAGGACTCAGAGGTCTCACCTGCTCTCCGAGCAGCTCCAACATCCCTTAACCAGTTACTGgataatacaaatattttgaaCATGTCTCTTCGGCCTGCGCAAACAGGGAATGACCACCACAAGTCTGTTCTGGATCCAGAAAGGCCTTTATCTTGCAATTCTCAGAATACAGATAAATCGACATCTGTCGTTACTACGGCTGCTGGTGCTGCAAACGAACCTCTGGCTGTACCTAAATCTGCTCTTAATCCTACTAGTGGTTCTGCCTTGCCGATTACTTCAATTCCAAGCCCACACCCTCCCACTACTGTAAACTCCAGTACTACCATGAGTCTTAAACAGAACCCATTACCCAACCTTGTAAATCAAAATGTAAATCCAGTGGCTACTCTTACCGGCTCAGTCTCCACCAACACTAATACCAGTCCAGGTCTAAGCACCAGTACGCCTGTTTCCGGTCAAAACACTTCTGCCTCAACTGTTAGTGCCAGTTCTGCAGTAAATCCTGCCACTTCAGCTGTTAAACCAAGCCCCAGTACAAAACCTGGGACAAGTGTTCAGTCAGTCATACAGATTCCTGCGTCATCAAGTAACATTTCCCCCAACCAGATAACAGTGTTTGTAACATCAAACCCCATTACATCTGCCCCCACCTCACAAGTACCTACATCTATGGTAAGACCTCAGGACCTCCGGCATCAGAGCTCTGGCCCTCGACCTGCACAGTTTATCACCACTACGCCTGTATTTATTAACCCAATTTTCCAGGTCCCAGCTTCTTCTATGGCTCCCAATTCAACAGTCGTATCACAGTCGGTTACCATGGTGGGTTCCCTACAAGTGTCGGCTGGTAACATCCATCTTTCTCATGCTTCAAGCTCCTCACACACCACAGGGGCTACAATGACAAGTGCTCTGTCTAATAGGAGTGGTGTTGGACAGGTCCACATAGCCACTAGTATGTCCTCATCAGGGCCAATAAGTACTCTCTTGGCTCCTCAGCAATTTAACCAAGGAGGTATCAAAACAGAAACTTCAAGTGAGGCAAGTTCCTCTCAGAAATCTGCTCTCCCAGGCCATCAGCCTTCTCCCCACCCGGGCCCTTCTGTATCGACTTTTTTTCAGCCACCTCTGGCTTCTCCACCTCCTTGCTCCAGTCCTATGGCTGTTAACCCCATTCGAAAGAGTCCCGTGCCTCCATCCCCTACAGCCCAAATGAAAATAATGCCCACATCAGCCACTGTATCTGTTTCTGGCAAAGGTGACTCCCAGCAAAGTACAGTAGAAAGGCCTCTACAAGGGCATAAAGGGGGCATCCCACAACAAGTCTTTCTTCCTCCTGCTAGTCAGACTGAAGCACAAACTCCCCATACTATTGTTGTTAGTACAAATAAtccctctgtagttccttctCAAATCTCTTGTCAAGTTACAGTTCCTACTCAGATTGTTGGTCAGGCTCCTGCACCCGTAGCAGCTTCAGTCCCAAATCAGCCACTGCCTGTAAAAGCTCAAGGTCCTGTTGTGACTGTAGCTGGCACTGGGGTTTCTCCCAGTACTTTGCTCTCTGCAATCCCTCCCATACAATCTTCTGTAACATCTGTTCTACCAATTGTTGCATCAAGCGGACCTGGTGAGGGTTCCCACAGCACCTCTTCTCCACCTGGTATTGCCAGCGGAGTCCCAGCAAGCCAGTCAGATGCCCCAGCTGCAGAGCCTTCAATGACGTCGGCAACAGCACCTGCTGAATCCACTCAGACCATCCCAG CACCTCTTCAGCCAGAAGCTTCACAGGAACCCACCTCGACTGAGAAGACGG GTGAAGACACCTCAACCGGTTCTGAGCAAGG ATGggcaaagaaaagaaagacgCCCATCAACATAGTCCCAAG AGCTGCTGTGGAGAAGCCCAAGGGGCCAAGCAGACGGAGCTCCCGAGCTGagaaggaggtggaggaggagccAGCAGTAGACAGTGGCAGGAAGAGATCAGCCAGGCCTGGAACGAGTGCTGCAGTTAAAG AAACCGCTGCGAGCCCGACCCAAGCTAAACGAAGGAAGTCTAAATAG
- the top1b gene encoding DNA topoisomerase 1, translating into MSGDHGRGDSQVNAGSKGSDSHKHKDKHKEKEHKHKDHKKDKEREKLKHCNSEHKEYSEKKHKDKQKLRHSDGSSDKHREKHKDKDKEKRKEDKSLSSHSNRTKKEKENGYVRERSPAAIKSEPEDDNGFYPSPKHNKATKREMDDNEEFEYKPKRVKVEHDKKAKKRKHEYEDDEEDEYTKHKKKTKDKKATEGKKAKKEDEEKWKWWEEERYTDGSKWRFLEHKGPVFAPPYEALPDKVKFYYDRKAMKLSAPAEEVATFFAKMLDHEYTTKDIFRKNFYKDWRKEMTSEEKSVITDLNKCDFREMSEYFKAQSEARKQMSKEEKQKIKEENERILQEYGFCIMDNHKERIGNFRIEPPGLFRGRGDHPKMGMLKRRIRPEDIIINCSKDSKQPKPPPGTKWKEVRHDNKVTWLVSWTENIQGSIKYIMLNPSSRIKGEKDWQKYETARRLKKCVDRIRSQYRDDWKSKEMRIRQRAVALYFIDKLALRAGNEKEEGETADTVGCCSLRVEHIKLYPKMDEQEYVVEFDFLGKDSIRYYNKIPVEKRVFKNLQLFLENKQPEDDLFDRLNTSILNKHLQELMDGLTAKVFRTYNASITLQQQLKELTCPEDSIPAKILSYNRANRAVAILCNHQRAPPKTFEKSMQNLQTKIDEKQKQLSAARKQLKAAKADHKASHDEKSKKAVDVKRKAVQRIEEQLMKLQVQATDREENKQIALGTSKLNYLDPRISVAWCKKWAIPIEKIYNKTQREKFAWAIDMAEKDYEF; encoded by the exons ATGAGTGGGGATCATGGACGCGGAGACTCTCAG GTCAACGCTGGATCTAAAGGAAGTG ACTCTCACAAACATAAAGACAAGCACAAAGAAaaggaacacaaacacaaagatcACAAGAAAGACAAGGAgagagaaaaattaaagcacTGCAACAG CGAACATAAGGAGTACtctgagaaaaaacacaaagacaaacagaagCTGAGGCACAGTGATGGCAGCTCAGACAagcacagagaaaaacacaaagacaaggACAAAGAGAAGAGGAAAGAGGACAAG aGTCTCTCATCCCATTCTAACAGAACTAAAAAGGAGAAGGAAAATGGCTATGTAAG AGAGAGAAGTCCTGCTGCGATTAAGAGCGAGCCGGAAGATGACAACGGTTTCTACCCCTCTCCCAAACACAACAAGGCCACCAAACGTGAGATGGATGATAATGAGGA GTTTGAATACAAGCCCAAGAGAGTCAAGGTAGAACATGATAAGAAGGCCAAGAAGAGGAAACATGAGTACgaagatgatgaggaggatGAG TACACTAAGCACAAAAAGAAGACGaaagacaaaaaagcaacagaGGGAAAGAAAGCCAAAAAAGAGGATGAGGAGAAATGGAAATG GTGGGAGGAGGAGAGATATACAGATGGCTCCAAATGGCGCTTTCTTGAACATAAGGGTCCTGTCTTTGCTCCACCTTATGAGGCTTTGCCTGACAAAGTCAAGTTTTACTATGACC gtaAGGCAATGAAACTTAGTGCTCCTGCTGAGGAAGTCGCTACATTCTTCGCCAAGATGCTAGATCACGAGTACACCACTAAAGACATCTTTAGGAAGAACTTCTATAAGGACTGGAGGAAG gAAATGACATCAGAAGAGAAGTCAGTAATCACCGATCTGAACAAGTGTGACTTCAGAGAAATGAGTGAGTACTTCAAGGCCCAATCAGAGGCTCGCAAACAGATGTCCAAGGAGGAGAAACAG AAAATCAAAGAGGAAAACGAGCGGATCCTCCAGGAGTATGGTTTCTGCATCATGGACAATCACAAGGAAAGGATTGGAAACTTTCGCATCGAGCCACCGGGCCTGTTCCGAGGACGCGGCGACCATCCAAAGATGGGAATGCTGAAACGGCGCATCAGACCTGAAGACATTATCATCAACTGTAGCAA GGACTCCAAGCAACCCAAACCTCCACCAGGGACAAAGTGGAAGGAGGTTCGCCATGACAACAAGGTGACGTGGTTAGTGTCCTGGACGGAGAACATCCAGGGCTCCATCAAGTACATCATGCTGAACCCTAGCTCCAGGATCAAG gggGAGAAGGACTGGCAGAAATACGAGACTGCCAGGCGATTAAAGAAGTGCGTGGATCGGATTCGTTCTCAGTACAGAGATGACTGGAAGTCAAAAGAGATGAGGATCAGACAGAGAGCTgttgcactgtattttattgacaAG CTGGCTCTGAGGGCAGGTAATGAAAAGGAGGAAGGCGAAACGGCAGACACAGTCGGCTGCTGCTCGCTGAGGGTGGAGCACATCAAACTGTACCCTAAGATGGACGAGCAGGAGTATGTGGTGGAGTTTGACTTTTTGGGAAAAGACTCCATTCGCTACTACAACAAAATCCCGGTGGAGAAGCGG GTctttaaaaaccttcagctgttTCTGGAGAACAAGCAGCCAGAGGACGACCTCTTTGACAGATTGAAT ACCTCTATCCTGAACAAGCACTTACAGGAGCTGATGGATGGACTGACAGCCAAAGTTTTCCGTACCTACAACGCCTCAATCACCCTGCAACAGCAGCTCAAGGAACTTACCTGCC CTGAAGACAGCATCCCTGCTAAAATCCTGTCATACAACCGAGCTAACCGAGCAGTAGCCATTCTGTGTAACCACCAGAGAGCTCCACCCAAAACATTTGAGAAGTCAATGCAGAACCTTCAGACCAAG ATTGACGAGAAACAAAAGCAACTATCTGCAGCCAGGAAGCAGCTGAAGGCCGCCAAGGCCGATCACAAGGCCTCACATGATGAAAAGAGTAAAAA GGCTGTTGATGTGAAGCGTAAAGCTGTACAGAGGATAGAGGAGCAGCTCATGAAACTCCAGGTACAAGCCACGGACAGGGAGGAGAACAAGCAGATTGCTCTGGGAACCTCCAAGCTCAACTACCTGGATCCACGCATCTCTGTGGCATG GTGCAAGAAGTGGGCCATTCCTATTGAAAAGATCTACAACAAGACCCAGAGGGAAAAGTTTGCCTGGGCGATCGACATGGCTGAAAAGGATTATGAATTTTAG